From a region of the Streptomyces sp. B21-083 genome:
- a CDS encoding nitrate- and nitrite sensing domain-containing protein, translated as MRAPVQKTRPRRTGRQTAPAGGATGDAPTDPAGRGRPGHVRNRLIVAVAVVAAAIAGAGAPSVIAASSQLHDSQDLVTLATRTQDALTLAHSLADERDEVTVYIAAGRPKAKAPSDQRAARVDREVGDLRANPDTPAALRADLDDIATLRQAALTGKSTALQSHETYSAAIAGLHRLAEQLAEKQPPRAGAGAYALAELDAAVQQAAAARGLLLAALSVPTSTESDYDPFTGLTSEQTVTSPADAKTRNALSAAAQQARLRSDAALADFRETAPEAAVGSYDSTVTGPEVDTADKYLASLTDQATLSTSELATSLSGVDAAVSARVELMRGVEASLYDRRTKALTQLRDDDVTELEIRIAVLGALLLVAVGIATAMARTLTRPLSVLRRGTARLAEAADPLAEEPIKFTGRNDEFAQVVRSVNALHARALAVHDRIATLESDRKHLVGQRQKMADAREELRTELADAATQLARTRHSIHGTFVNLALRTLGLVERQLAVIESLEEREQDPDRLATLFKLDHFATVMRRHSENLLVLAGAEHGHQHAGPVPLVDVVRAAVSEIERYERVRISALPPHAHLAGFAADDVSHLLAELLENATSFTPPELPVEISGWLLESGEVMLSVQDEGIGMTAERLVRLNSRLADFDPDTPHDAYETGGGAEQDDGDGIGLGLYVVARLAHRHGVRVQLREQKQGGVAAVVVLPTTLLAADPAAGPPSAASTPGGTPALSFPGADAEVNSNVLQGRSEAEEPVVEPEGEPAEAPADTPIPADAPDPMIALAERAVRDAEAEADPATDTDADTDTDTNTDVSAPAPAPLPASEITMELLLPVPPAEDTTEPTVPTAPDTDAPSAPVTGTAAPDPYAIGPDTHERVEEEPVTDKGLPKRTPKITAPAEPPRQRTASVDAEALRRRLGGFQRGARDGHRDVEAEIAERTGQTARTAEPARAEETTGGTVEEASS; from the coding sequence ATGCGAGCACCGGTGCAGAAGACGCGGCCTCGGCGCACAGGCAGGCAGACAGCTCCCGCAGGGGGCGCTACCGGTGACGCCCCGACCGATCCCGCGGGCCGGGGTCGCCCCGGCCACGTCCGCAACCGGCTCATCGTGGCCGTCGCCGTAGTGGCCGCCGCGATCGCCGGGGCCGGAGCCCCGTCCGTCATCGCCGCCTCCTCCCAGCTCCACGACTCCCAGGACCTGGTGACGCTCGCGACGCGGACCCAGGACGCCCTGACCCTCGCCCACTCGCTCGCCGACGAGCGTGACGAGGTCACCGTCTACATCGCCGCCGGCCGTCCCAAGGCGAAGGCGCCCTCCGACCAGCGCGCCGCCCGCGTCGACCGCGAGGTCGGCGACCTGCGCGCCAACCCGGACACCCCGGCCGCGCTCCGAGCGGACCTCGACGACATCGCCACGCTGCGCCAAGCGGCGCTCACCGGCAAGAGCACCGCTCTCCAGTCGCACGAGACCTACTCGGCCGCCATCGCCGGGCTGCACCGCCTCGCCGAGCAACTGGCCGAGAAGCAGCCGCCCCGAGCGGGCGCAGGCGCCTACGCCCTCGCCGAACTCGACGCAGCCGTCCAGCAGGCCGCCGCCGCCCGGGGGCTCCTCCTCGCCGCGCTCAGCGTGCCGACGTCCACCGAGAGCGACTACGACCCGTTCACCGGGCTGACGTCCGAGCAGACCGTCACCTCACCGGCCGACGCCAAGACGCGGAACGCGCTCAGCGCCGCCGCACAGCAGGCCCGGCTGCGCTCGGACGCGGCGCTCGCCGACTTCCGCGAGACGGCCCCCGAGGCCGCCGTCGGCAGCTACGACTCCACGGTCACCGGACCCGAGGTCGACACCGCCGACAAGTACCTCGCGTCGCTCACCGACCAGGCCACGCTGTCCACGAGCGAGCTCGCCACCAGCCTCAGCGGTGTGGACGCGGCAGTCTCCGCCCGCGTCGAACTGATGCGCGGCGTCGAGGCCTCCCTCTACGACCGGCGCACCAAGGCCCTCACCCAGCTCCGGGACGACGACGTCACCGAGCTGGAGATCAGGATCGCCGTCCTCGGCGCCCTCCTCCTGGTCGCCGTCGGTATCGCCACCGCCATGGCCCGCACCCTCACCCGCCCGCTCTCCGTGCTGCGCCGGGGCACCGCCAGGCTGGCCGAGGCCGCCGACCCGCTCGCCGAGGAACCCATCAAGTTCACCGGCCGCAACGACGAGTTCGCCCAGGTCGTCCGCTCCGTCAACGCCCTGCACGCCCGCGCCCTCGCCGTCCACGACCGCATCGCCACCCTGGAGTCCGACCGCAAGCACCTGGTCGGCCAGCGCCAGAAGATGGCCGACGCCCGCGAGGAACTGCGCACCGAACTCGCCGACGCCGCGACCCAGTTGGCGCGCACCCGGCACAGCATCCACGGCACCTTCGTGAACCTCGCGCTGCGCACCCTCGGCCTCGTCGAGCGTCAACTCGCGGTCATCGAGAGTCTGGAGGAGCGCGAACAGGACCCGGACCGTCTCGCCACCCTCTTCAAGCTCGACCACTTCGCCACCGTCATGCGCCGGCACAGCGAGAACCTCCTCGTCCTCGCCGGCGCCGAACACGGCCACCAGCACGCGGGTCCCGTCCCGCTCGTCGACGTCGTCCGCGCCGCGGTGAGCGAGATCGAGCGGTACGAGCGGGTGCGTATCTCCGCGCTGCCGCCGCACGCGCATCTCGCCGGGTTCGCCGCCGACGACGTCAGCCATCTGCTGGCCGAACTCCTGGAGAACGCGACCTCGTTCACCCCGCCCGAGCTGCCGGTGGAGATCTCCGGCTGGCTCCTGGAGAGCGGCGAGGTCATGCTCTCCGTCCAGGACGAGGGCATCGGTATGACCGCCGAGCGTCTGGTCCGCCTCAACTCCCGCCTCGCCGACTTCGACCCGGACACCCCGCACGACGCCTACGAGACGGGCGGCGGCGCCGAGCAGGACGACGGCGACGGGATCGGGCTCGGCCTGTACGTCGTCGCGCGGCTCGCCCATCGGCACGGGGTGCGGGTGCAGTTGCGGGAGCAGAAGCAGGGCGGGGTCGCGGCTGTCGTCGTCCTGCCGACGACGCTGCTGGCGGCGGACCCGGCCGCCGGACCGCCGTCGGCCGCCTCGACGCCCGGTGGCACCCCGGCGCTCTCGTTCCCGGGTGCCGACGCCGAGGTCAACTCCAATGTCCTGCAAGGGCGTTCGGAGGCCGAGGAGCCGGTTGTCGAGCCCGAGGGTGAGCCGGCTGAGGCGCCGGCCGACACTCCGATCCCGGCCGACGCGCCCGACCCGATGATCGCCCTGGCGGAACGGGCCGTACGCGACGCGGAGGCCGAGGCGGACCCGGCGACGGACACGGACGCGGACACGGACACGGACACGAACACGGATGTGTCGGCCCCGGCACCCGCGCCCCTTCCCGCGTCCGAGATCACCATGGAGCTGCTTCTGCCGGTGCCCCCGGCCGAGGACACCACCGAGCCGACCGTCCCCACGGCTCCCGACACCGACGCCCCGTCCGCGCCCGTGACCGGAACCGCCGCCCCGGACCCCTACGCCATCGGCCCCGACACGCATGAGCGAGTCGAGGAGGAACCGGTCACGGACAAGGGACTGCCCAAGCGGACCCCGAAGATCACCGCGCCCGCCGAACCGCCGAGACAGCGCACCGCTTCCGTCGACGCCGAGGCACTGCGCCGCCGGCTCGGCGGATTCCAGCGCGGTGCACGCGACGGACACCGTGACGTGGAGGCGGAGATCGCGGAGCGGACGGGACAGACGGCGCGTACGGCAGAGCCGGCACGTGCCGAAGAAACCACGGGGGGAACTGTCGAGGAGGCAAGCAGTTGA
- a CDS encoding MarR family winged helix-turn-helix transcriptional regulator: protein MHEDGNGGGRLDGRRVESPTPGSGVEREFLALERELTVFLRRARANSGEMAREVHPDLESSAYGLLVRLDECGRQRATELAAYIGVGKATMSRQLRALEELGLVAREPDPADGRAWLVHLTDEGRARFRTVREARRARYVRELAAWDRVEVAELARLLHQLNLGMEK, encoded by the coding sequence GTGCACGAGGACGGCAACGGCGGGGGACGCCTCGACGGGCGGCGTGTCGAGTCCCCGACGCCCGGGAGCGGGGTCGAGCGGGAATTCCTCGCCCTGGAGCGCGAGTTGACGGTGTTCCTGCGGCGCGCCAGGGCCAACTCCGGGGAGATGGCCCGCGAGGTCCATCCCGACCTGGAGTCGTCGGCGTACGGGCTGCTGGTGCGGCTCGACGAGTGCGGGCGTCAGCGGGCCACCGAGCTCGCGGCCTACATCGGCGTCGGCAAGGCCACCATGTCCCGCCAGCTGCGCGCCCTGGAGGAGCTGGGCCTCGTCGCCCGCGAACCGGACCCGGCCGACGGTCGCGCCTGGCTCGTCCACCTCACGGACGAGGGCCGCGCCCGCTTCCGTACCGTCCGGGAGGCGCGACGGGCGCGGTACGTGCGTGAGCTGGCCGCCTGGGACCGCGTCGAGGTGGCCGAACTGGCCCGGCTGCTGCATCAGCTGAACCTCGGGATGGAGAAGTAG
- the lon gene encoding endopeptidase La gives MASTSTPLTLPVLPLDDEVVLPGMVVPLDLNDADVRAAVEAAQAAARTEAGKPRVLLVPRIDGTYASTGVLGTVEQVGRLADGDPGALIRARGRVRIGAGTTGPGAALWVEGIRIDETVPDPVPGHITELAKEYKALATAWLRKRGAWQVVDRVQAIDDVSTLADNSGYSPFLSTDQKIELLETTDPVARLKLATQQLRDHLAEQDVAETIAKDVQEGVDKQQREFLLRKQLEAVRKELREINGEQDGEESDDYRTRVEAADLPEKVREAALKEVDKLERSSDQSPEGGWIRTWLDTVLELPWNERTEDAYDIQGAQTVLDAEHAGLQDVKERITEYLAVRKRRAERGLGVVGGRRGGAVLALVGPPGVGKTSLGESVAHAMGRKFVRVALGGVRDEAEIRGHRRTYVGALPGRIVRAIKEAGSMNPVVLLDEIDKVGSDFRGDPAAALLEVLDPAQNHTFRDHYLEVELDLSDVVFLATANVLEAIPEALLDRMELVRLDGYTEDEKVVIARDHLLPRQLERAGLESPEVTLDEGALRKLAGEYTREAGVRNLERSIARLLRKVAAQHELGERKLPFTVTEDDLRALIGRPHHVPESATDPAERRTAVPGVATGLAVTGAGGDVLYVEASLADPETGAAGLTLTGQLGDVMKESAQIALSFLRSHGAELELPVGDLKDRGVHIHFPAGAVPKDGPSAGVTMTTALASLLSGRLVRTDVAMTGEVSLTGRVLPIGGVKQKLLAAHRAGVTTVIIPKRNEADLDDVPAEVLEKLDVHAVTDVRQVLELALTPAENPAEVRVPAAA, from the coding sequence ATGGCTTCGACGTCCACACCGCTCACACTGCCCGTGCTGCCGCTCGACGACGAGGTCGTGCTGCCCGGCATGGTTGTTCCGCTGGACCTGAACGACGCCGATGTGCGGGCCGCGGTGGAAGCCGCCCAGGCCGCCGCGCGCACCGAGGCCGGCAAGCCCAGGGTGCTGCTCGTGCCGCGCATCGACGGGACCTACGCGAGTACCGGTGTCCTCGGCACCGTGGAGCAGGTCGGCCGGCTGGCCGACGGGGACCCGGGGGCCCTCATCCGAGCCCGGGGCCGTGTGCGGATCGGCGCCGGGACCACCGGCCCGGGTGCCGCCCTGTGGGTCGAGGGCATCCGGATCGACGAGACCGTCCCGGACCCGGTACCCGGTCACATCACCGAACTCGCCAAGGAATACAAGGCCCTTGCCACTGCCTGGCTGCGCAAGCGCGGCGCCTGGCAGGTCGTCGACCGCGTACAGGCCATCGATGACGTCTCCACCCTTGCCGACAATTCCGGTTACTCACCCTTCCTCAGCACCGACCAGAAGATCGAGCTGCTGGAGACCACCGACCCGGTGGCCCGGCTGAAGCTCGCCACCCAGCAGCTGCGCGACCACCTCGCCGAGCAGGACGTCGCAGAGACCATCGCGAAGGACGTCCAGGAGGGCGTCGACAAGCAGCAGCGGGAGTTCCTCCTGCGCAAGCAGCTGGAAGCCGTACGCAAGGAACTGCGCGAGATCAACGGCGAGCAGGACGGTGAGGAGTCCGACGACTACCGGACCCGCGTCGAGGCCGCCGATCTGCCGGAGAAGGTGCGCGAGGCGGCTCTCAAGGAGGTCGACAAGCTGGAGCGGTCCTCCGACCAGTCGCCCGAGGGCGGCTGGATCAGGACCTGGCTCGACACCGTCCTCGAACTCCCCTGGAACGAGCGGACCGAGGACGCGTACGACATCCAGGGCGCCCAGACCGTGCTCGACGCCGAGCACGCGGGCCTGCAGGACGTGAAGGAGCGCATCACCGAGTACCTCGCCGTGCGCAAGCGGCGTGCCGAGCGTGGCCTCGGGGTCGTCGGCGGGCGCCGTGGTGGCGCCGTGCTCGCGCTCGTCGGACCGCCCGGGGTCGGGAAGACCAGCCTCGGTGAGTCCGTCGCGCACGCCATGGGGCGGAAGTTCGTCCGCGTGGCGCTGGGCGGGGTCAGGGACGAGGCCGAGATCCGCGGGCACCGGCGTACGTATGTCGGCGCGCTGCCCGGCCGTATCGTGCGGGCCATCAAGGAGGCCGGGTCGATGAACCCCGTCGTCCTCCTCGACGAGATCGACAAGGTCGGCTCCGACTTCCGGGGCGACCCCGCCGCCGCGCTGCTCGAGGTCCTCGACCCGGCGCAGAACCACACCTTCCGCGACCACTACCTCGAAGTCGAACTCGACCTCAGCGACGTCGTGTTCCTCGCCACCGCCAACGTCCTCGAAGCCATTCCCGAGGCCCTGCTCGACCGGATGGAACTCGTCCGGCTGGACGGGTACACGGAGGACGAGAAGGTCGTCATCGCCCGGGACCACCTGCTGCCACGGCAGTTGGAGCGGGCCGGCCTGGAGAGTCCCGAAGTCACCCTCGACGAGGGCGCGTTGCGCAAGCTCGCCGGGGAGTACACCCGGGAGGCCGGCGTCCGCAACCTGGAACGGTCCATCGCGCGACTGCTGCGGAAGGTCGCCGCACAGCACGAACTCGGCGAGCGGAAGCTGCCGTTCACCGTCACGGAGGACGACCTGCGCGCCCTCATCGGGCGGCCCCACCACGTGCCCGAGTCCGCCACGGACCCGGCCGAGCGGCGCACCGCCGTGCCGGGGGTCGCGACCGGGCTCGCGGTCACCGGGGCCGGGGGCGACGTCCTCTATGTCGAGGCCTCGCTCGCCGACCCGGAGACCGGGGCGGCGGGGCTCACGCTCACCGGGCAGCTGGGTGACGTGATGAAGGAGTCCGCGCAGATCGCGCTCTCCTTCCTGCGCTCGCACGGCGCCGAACTGGAGCTGCCCGTGGGCGACCTGAAGGACCGGGGCGTGCACATCCACTTCCCGGCGGGCGCCGTGCCCAAGGACGGTCCCAGCGCGGGCGTCACCATGACGACCGCCCTCGCGTCGCTGCTCAGCGGACGGCTCGTCCGCACGGACGTCGCCATGACCGGCGAGGTCTCGCTGACCGGGCGGGTGCTGCCCATCGGCGGTGTGAAGCAGAAGCTGCTCGCCGCGCACCGGGCCGGCGTCACCACCGTGATCATCCCCAAGCGCAACGAGGCCGACCTGGACGACGTCCCGGCCGAGGTCCTGGAGAAGCTCGACGTCCACGCCGTCACGGACGTCCGCCAGGTCCTCGAACTGGCGCTCACCCCGGCGGAGAACCCGGCGGAGGTGAGGGTTCCGGCAGCGGCGTGA
- a CDS encoding GNAT family N-acetyltransferase, giving the protein MDGTVRAWVDGWVVSRGASPPVVEPWGYTVDVGTARAVTRHVLGAVNNGVEERTVRKVADAVTGAGVWLKVFDDPATVGGWLGERWSVGPEPGYLMSVPLTAAQAPAAPAGYRVRTWTRGGVTRVMLAAADGSWAARGQIAPTGRTAVVDQVETSPAHRRRGLGAFVMRTLAREAFTQGAERGVLAGTPEGRALYESLGWHVEAPLTSATFMGTAVDGT; this is encoded by the coding sequence GTGGACGGAACCGTGCGGGCCTGGGTCGACGGCTGGGTGGTCTCCCGCGGGGCGTCGCCGCCGGTGGTCGAGCCCTGGGGATACACGGTCGACGTGGGCACGGCCCGAGCCGTCACCCGGCACGTCCTGGGCGCGGTGAACAACGGCGTCGAGGAACGGACCGTCCGGAAGGTGGCCGACGCCGTGACCGGGGCGGGCGTGTGGCTCAAGGTGTTCGACGACCCGGCGACGGTCGGCGGGTGGCTCGGCGAACGCTGGTCGGTCGGCCCGGAGCCGGGGTACCTCATGTCGGTCCCGCTGACCGCCGCGCAGGCGCCGGCCGCCCCCGCCGGCTACCGGGTCCGCACCTGGACACGCGGCGGCGTGACGCGCGTGATGCTCGCGGCGGCCGACGGTTCCTGGGCCGCCCGCGGCCAGATCGCCCCCACCGGTCGGACGGCGGTCGTCGACCAGGTGGAGACCTCCCCCGCACACCGACGCCGAGGCCTCGGCGCCTTCGTGATGCGAACGCTCGCACGGGAGGCGTTCACCCAGGGCGCGGAGAGAGGCGTACTGGCCGGAACACCCGAGGGACGGGCCCTGTACGAGTCACTGGGCTGGCACGTGGAGGCACCCCTGACGAGCGCGACGTTCATGGGGACGGCCGTCGACGGGACGTAG
- a CDS encoding spermidine synthase, producing MTHPTASYGAPEVLDRQEGPYGEVVLRRHGELLQIIANGCFLMDTSDGRSERLLVDAALDALTPDSRGSFPHVLIGGLGVGFSLAHAASDPRWGGITVVEREPAIIGWHRDGPLSELSAPALSDPRTEVVAADLVRYVNETSATFDALCLDIDNGPDWTVTEDNQSLYSQAGLASCARVLRPDGVLAVWSAQPSREFEQTLRNAGFRAVRTEEIPVARGVPDVVHLAVRPG from the coding sequence ATGACCCATCCGACCGCCTCCTACGGAGCCCCCGAAGTCCTGGACCGGCAGGAGGGGCCGTACGGCGAAGTCGTGCTGCGGCGGCACGGAGAGTTACTGCAGATCATCGCCAACGGATGCTTCCTGATGGACACTTCGGACGGCCGGTCCGAGCGCCTGCTCGTCGACGCCGCCCTCGACGCGCTCACCCCCGATTCCCGGGGCTCCTTCCCGCACGTCCTCATCGGCGGTCTGGGCGTCGGGTTCTCGCTCGCGCATGCCGCGTCCGACCCCCGCTGGGGTGGCATCACCGTCGTCGAACGTGAACCGGCGATCATCGGATGGCATCGCGACGGGCCGCTGTCGGAGCTTTCGGCCCCGGCCCTCTCCGATCCGCGCACCGAGGTCGTCGCAGCTGACCTGGTGAGATACGTCAATGAGACCTCCGCCACATTCGACGCCCTGTGTCTCGACATCGACAACGGCCCCGACTGGACTGTCACGGAGGACAACCAGAGCCTGTATTCACAGGCCGGACTCGCAAGCTGCGCAAGGGTGTTGAGGCCGGACGGGGTGCTCGCGGTGTGGTCCGCGCAACCTTCCCGGGAATTTGAGCAAACTCTACGGAATGCCGGATTCCGGGCAGTACGCACCGAAGAGATCCCCGTTGCCCGAGGAGTCCCCGACGTCGTCCATCTCGCCGTCCGGCCTGGATAG
- a CDS encoding response regulator transcription factor, whose amino-acid sequence MEQTHTSQNGATATPGAQRRVLVVEDDPTIVDAIAARLRAEGFLVQTAGDGPAAVDTAEAWQPDLLILDIMLPGFDGLEVCRRVQAQRAVPVLMLTARDDETDMLVGLGVGADDYMTKPFSMRELAARVHVLLRRVERAAIAASTPRSGILRLGELEIDHAQRRVRVRSEDVHLTPTEFDLLVCLANTPRAVLSREQLLAEVWDWADASGTRTVDSHIKALRRKIGAERIRTVHGVGYALETPTP is encoded by the coding sequence ATGGAGCAGACACACACCTCCCAGAACGGCGCGACGGCGACACCTGGCGCCCAGCGCCGGGTACTCGTGGTCGAGGACGATCCGACGATCGTCGACGCCATCGCGGCCCGTCTGCGCGCCGAGGGATTTCTCGTGCAGACCGCCGGCGACGGGCCGGCCGCCGTCGACACCGCCGAGGCCTGGCAGCCCGATCTGCTGATCCTCGACATCATGCTGCCCGGCTTCGACGGGCTCGAAGTATGCAGGCGGGTGCAGGCCCAGCGGGCCGTGCCCGTCCTGATGCTCACCGCGCGCGACGACGAGACCGACATGCTGGTCGGGCTCGGTGTCGGCGCCGACGACTACATGACGAAGCCCTTCTCCATGCGTGAACTGGCCGCGCGGGTGCACGTGCTGCTGCGCCGGGTCGAGCGGGCCGCCATCGCCGCGTCGACACCGCGCTCCGGCATCCTGCGCCTCGGCGAGCTGGAGATCGACCACGCGCAGCGACGGGTGCGGGTGCGCTCCGAGGACGTGCATCTCACGCCCACCGAGTTCGACCTGCTCGTCTGTCTCGCCAACACGCCCCGCGCCGTCCTCTCTCGCGAGCAGCTGCTCGCCGAGGTCTGGGACTGGGCGGACGCCTCCGGCACCCGGACCGTCGACAGCCACATCAAGGCGCTGCGCCGGAAGATCGGCGCCGAGCGGATCCGTACGGTGCACGGGGTCGGCTACGCACTGGAGACACCGACGCCATGA